In a genomic window of Zingiber officinale cultivar Zhangliang chromosome 9B, Zo_v1.1, whole genome shotgun sequence:
- the LOC122025119 gene encoding uncharacterized protein LOC122025119 → MVLDAAGHNFNPDMHGTSSSYPPPVEQMFTTYTSPLEEAEVPGVNETYTKFQEVLSAADEPLWAGCNTHTKLSLTAKLLNVKVEYNYKLHLIVFSGVRGFTFFLANMNLFRRGGRRRGAHHTPPTDTVSTPPPNQADTAGPSHTPSTIPSCAPSPSPSPSPSAVPSPIESPATSSIPSRHSIAERPDTRESIAPCGDSFDNSVHVIHEINRIVNNHWRGDSMSYTSTPAPTRELWWSEFKRSFTWDMNDDMEIRRIFMKKCGDHIRHVLNHAKSKGKKPPFITEENWIKITNYWESEEFKTRSHQNKTNQSFNSGDMSATYAGGSINIDEHRRRLSKELGKEPTFIETFTRTFQKKDKTWSGDRARAIKEKYDELEVAQRCSGSTSADMEGSESSVGTDLNLWLQASGGSKKGGKIFGMGSLSRIHRVGRISSSSSQTQQMTHLTEEVSQLKDILNERDEEMRQMRQNQELILRHFKLISAPSENPPGDGDDGDHDDGDGGES, encoded by the exons atggttCTTGATGCAGCAGGTCATAATTTCAATCCTGACATGCATGGTACAAGTTCTAGTTATCCTCCACCAGTTGAACAAATGTTTACTACTTATACATCACCTTTGGAGGAGGCAGAAGTACCAGGTGTTAATGAAACATATACTAAATTTCAAGAAGTGTTGAGTGCTGCTGATGAACCATTATGGGCTGGTTGTAACACTCACACCAAATTATCTCTCACTGCAAAACTGTTGAATGTCAAGGTTGAGT ATAATTACAAGTTACATCTTATCGTCTTCTCGGGAGTTCGTGGATTCACTTTTTTCTTAGCAAATATG AATCTCTTTCGACGAGGTGGTCGTAGACGGGGCGCTCACCATACACCACCTACAGACACTGTATCTACACCCCCACCTAATCAAGCTGACACTGCAGGACCGTCGCATACACCTTCAACAATACCTTCCTGTGCACCATcgccttccccttccccttccccttctgcTGTACCTTCACCGATCGAGTCCCCAGCAACCTCTTCCATTCCTTCTCGACATTCGATTGCAGAGAGGCCAGACACTCGAGAGTCTATAGCCCCTTGTGGAGATTC gTTCGATAATTCTGTCCATGTTATTCACGAGATTAATAGAATCGTGAATAACCATTGGAGAGGGGACTCGATGAGTTATACTAGCACTCCAGCACCGACTAGAGAGTTATGGTGGAGTGAATTTAag CGATCATTCACTTGGGACATGAATGATGACATGGAAATAAGAAGGATTTTCATGAaaaaatgtggcgatcacattcGTCATGTACTCAATCATGCGAAGTCAAAGGGGAAAAAACCACCATTCATTACTGAGGAAAACTGGATAAAGATTACCAATTATTGGGAAAGTGAGGAGTTTAAAACAAGAAGTCACCAGAATAAAACTAATCAATCTTTTAATTCTGGAGACATGTCTGCTACATATGCGGGAGGATCTATCAATATTGATGAGCATAGACGCAGATTG TCCAAAGAACTAGGAAAGGAGCCTACATTTATAGAAACTTTCACCCGCACCTTTCAGaaaaaagataagacttggaGCGGGGACAGAGCTAGAGCAATCAAG GAGAAATATGATGAACTAGAGGTAGCACAAAGATGTTCTGGTTCTACTAGTGCAGATATGGAGGGGTCTGAGTCATCTGTTGGTACTGATTTAAATTTATGGCTACAAGCGAGTGGAGGATCAAAAAAAGGAGGAAAGATATTTGGAATGGGTTCTTTGAGCAGAATCCATAGAGTTGGCCgtatttcttcctcctcctcacagACCCAGCAGATGACCCACTTGACTGAAGAGGTTTCACAGTTGAAGGATATTTTAAATGAAAGGGATGAAGAAATGAGACAAATGCGCCAAAATCAAGAATTGATTTTACGACATTTCAAGTTAATTTCTGCTCCAAGTGAGAATCCTCCCGGTGACGGTGACGATGGTGATCATGATGATGGCGATGGTGGTGAATCTTAG